One window of the Cardinium endosymbiont of Culicoides punctatus genome contains the following:
- a CDS encoding transposase family protein, which yields MGLIYKKLSKHPFSLRRLLGIELSELQKILFFLTPVWASHLSKRYKGPGRHYKHDLGSMVSLLLIYYRSYLTQEFLGYLFDLDKSNVCRIIQQLEPLLSKILPISSKRFLSKEEVETIIIDVTEQPIERPKKDQESYYSGKKKQHTVKKEIRINESGTIVHLSKTHPGKVHDFSIFKQEPPPDQKSLVLADSGYQGIENIHNDSIIPYKSSKNNPLTPEKKVYNQILARDRVLVEHKIRSIKVFKIIGNRYRNKRKRYDIKFEIVAGLVNLKNGSAFQKRIA from the coding sequence ATGGGCTTAATATATAAAAAATTATCGAAACATCCATTTTCTTTACGTCGTTTATTAGGTATAGAGCTTTCTGAATTGCAAAAAATTTTATTTTTCTTAACCCCAGTTTGGGCATCTCATCTTAGTAAGCGTTATAAAGGTCCTGGTAGGCACTACAAACACGATCTAGGTAGTATGGTTTCCCTACTGTTGATTTACTATAGAAGTTATCTTACCCAAGAATTTTTGGGTTATCTATTTGATCTAGATAAATCAAATGTATGCCGTATTATTCAACAACTAGAACCTCTTCTATCTAAAATTTTACCGATTTCTTCCAAACGCTTTCTGAGCAAAGAAGAAGTTGAAACGATCATTATAGATGTGACTGAACAGCCTATTGAACGTCCTAAAAAAGATCAAGAATCTTATTATTCAGGTAAAAAGAAACAACATACGGTTAAGAAAGAAATCCGTATAAATGAGTCTGGCACCATAGTTCATCTATCAAAAACCCATCCTGGCAAAGTACATGATTTCTCTATATTTAAACAGGAACCACCTCCTGATCAAAAAAGCCTAGTATTAGCAGATTCGGGTTACCAGGGCATAGAAAATATTCATAATGATTCCATTATTCCATATAAATCAAGTAAAAATAATCCATTAACTCCAGAAAAAAAGGTATATAATCAGATTTTAGCTAGAGACAGGGTGCTAGTAGAACATAAAATACGATCCATAAAAGTATTCAAAATCATTGGAAATAGATATAGAAACAAACGAAAAAGATATGATATAAAATTTGAAATTGTAGCAGGATTGGTAAATTTAAAAAATGGATCAGCTTTCCAAAAAAGAATAGCATAA
- a CDS encoding Rpn family recombination-promoting nuclease/putative transposase: protein MSILDIKAESCTGKRFNIEIQITDAKDYDKRALYYWAKLYTEQLEISRSYDILSKAIGIHILNFTSIPTSEKYHNIFHIKEIDNNIHYFKDLELHTIELKKFINDKDSTLSDIVSKVSSGLDRWVTFLSRHDLLNKEHLPSALNRPVA from the coding sequence TTGTCTATTTTAGATATTAAAGCAGAGAGCTGTACAGGAAAGAGATTTAATATTGAAATACAGATTACCGATGCCAAAGACTACGATAAGCGTGCATTGTATTACTGGGCTAAATTGTATACAGAGCAATTAGAAATTTCTAGAAGTTATGATATTTTATCTAAAGCCATCGGCATCCATATACTTAACTTTACCAGTATTCCTACATCGGAGAAATACCATAATATATTTCATATTAAGGAAATAGATAATAATATACATTATTTCAAAGACCTAGAATTACACACCATAGAGTTGAAGAAATTCATCAATGATAAAGATTCAACATTATCCGATATCGTATCGAAAGTAAGCAGTGGTTTAGACAGATGGGTTACCTTTTTATCCCGTCATGATTTATTAAACAAAGAGCATTTACCCTCTGCATTAAATAGACCTGTTGCGTAA
- a CDS encoding ankyrin repeat domain-containing RING finger protein, whose translation MGQIIGGNYEHCKDYKKETIKSPIFDPYFQLTQRVSSTSFSFNKAYIEYLLDNIPDVNKPDNHGNTLLHFAAYNGHREIIEILLSRGANKSALNKNYITPLMLAEANGHNHFIELLSLDVFDRSAKKPESVSLDIYLDKCSICLDQFKTEDSIVVLPCSVHHRFHKDCIVKCINTGNKICPICRQLISEDFIKKDKLCSQYFFKKILEMVIIPFSNYNDYHRMY comes from the coding sequence ATGGGACAAATAATAGGAGGAAACTACGAACATTGTAAAGATTATAAAAAAGAAACCATCAAATCTCCTATATTCGATCCATACTTTCAACTTACTCAAAGAGTTTCTTCAACTTCATTTTCATTTAATAAAGCATACATAGAATATTTATTAGATAATATACCTGATGTAAATAAACCAGATAATCATGGAAATACTCTTTTGCATTTTGCAGCTTATAATGGCCATCGAGAAATCATTGAAATTTTACTTTCTAGAGGCGCAAATAAAAGCGCATTAAATAAAAATTACATTACCCCATTAATGTTAGCAGAAGCTAATGGCCATAATCATTTTATTGAACTACTATCTCTAGATGTATTTGATCGATCTGCAAAAAAACCAGAAAGCGTATCATTAGATATTTATTTGGATAAATGTTCTATTTGTCTTGATCAATTTAAGACAGAAGATTCTATTGTTGTATTACCATGTAGTGTTCATCATCGTTTTCATAAGGATTGTATCGTTAAATGTATTAATACAGGAAATAAGATATGTCCAATTTGTAGGCAGCTTATTAGTGAAGATTTTATAAAAAAAGATAAATTATGTTCACAGTATTTTTTTAAAAAAATTTTAGAAATGGTAATAATACCATTTAGTAACTATAATGATTATCATAGAATGTATTAG
- a CDS encoding RING finger protein produces the protein MILYNFYALLKKVRGSLYAITILLHVVTSSCTRRLTHMHNGTSSSKTVHTTIDSGKLEALEETVNMLPKLGYKLDDQDSDGNTLLHGSVLENDPDAVNVLLKNRVNKFKVNKDGNMPLDIAKKHSYSNLIEVLSQTCSICLEDIYFQYSGNIIMLECHHTHQVHKNCIIDSIYLGDKSCPKCPQCRVQINEKFIEENKLRSSTSSQETIQEAISFPVRVTVDHEAMSFPVGVVAQARIPYNSQGTIIHETRLFPLR, from the coding sequence ATGATTTTATACAATTTTTATGCTCTATTAAAAAAAGTTAGGGGTAGTTTATATGCTATTACAATCTTATTACATGTTGTGACCAGCAGTTGTACAAGAAGATTAACGCATATGCATAATGGCACATCATCTAGTAAGACAGTACATACTACTATAGATTCAGGCAAATTGGAGGCATTAGAGGAAACAGTAAATATGTTACCTAAGTTGGGATATAAACTAGATGACCAAGATAGTGATGGCAATACATTATTACATGGATCAGTTCTTGAGAATGATCCTGATGCAGTTAATGTTTTGTTAAAAAATAGAGTTAATAAGTTTAAAGTGAATAAAGATGGAAATATGCCTTTAGATATAGCAAAGAAACATAGTTATTCTAATCTAATAGAAGTATTATCCCAAACATGTTCTATTTGCTTAGAAGATATCTATTTTCAATATTCTGGCAATATAATCATGTTAGAATGTCATCATACTCATCAAGTTCATAAAAATTGCATAATTGACTCAATTTATCTAGGAGATAAATCTTGTCCAAAATGTCCACAATGTCGTGTACAGATTAATGAAAAATTTATAGAAGAGAATAAGTTAAGAAGTTCCACATCTTCTCAGGAAACAATTCAGGAGGCAATTTCCTTTCCCGTACGAGTTACAGTTGATCATGAAGCAATGTCCTTTCCCGTAGGAGTCGTTGCTCAAGCAAGAATTCCCTACAACTCACAAGGTACTATTATTCATGAAACAAGGCTATTCCCTTTACGGTAA
- a CDS encoding Rpn family recombination-promoting nuclease/putative transposase, with translation MSNENKIVHPHDMYFKSIFGRTDVMLDFLEHNLPAEVFSKVDKSTLRLTNKSFVNPVGTRGESDLVFQATMDNQDGYIYMIVEHQAKTDKYMPLRFMEYNLKLFRQHLHENKDSDDLPLVLNICVYNGKEAYTGKRSLLSMFKVPELAKAYTFGDFQLVDLTYTSDNELVKQRRAALGELILKYGKSKNFSMLLKFNESLKYLLSRIDLYDTQYYENTFLYILAIDEDEDILEKLKSINPETKELVMTAATRLIQQGRQEGEQFGLKKGRQEEKYKIAKEMLAEGFDIVKISRITGLTERKIKNLSTDKV, from the coding sequence ATGAGTAATGAAAATAAAATTGTGCATCCTCATGACATGTATTTTAAAAGTATTTTTGGTAGAACAGATGTTATGCTAGACTTTTTGGAGCACAATCTACCAGCAGAGGTTTTTAGTAAGGTAGATAAGTCAACTTTACGATTGACTAACAAAAGCTTTGTTAACCCAGTAGGTACGCGTGGAGAAAGTGATTTAGTGTTTCAAGCAACCATGGATAATCAAGATGGATACATATACATGATCGTTGAGCATCAGGCAAAAACAGACAAATACATGCCACTACGTTTCATGGAGTATAACTTAAAACTATTCAGACAGCATTTACATGAAAATAAGGATTCAGATGATTTACCGTTAGTACTGAATATATGTGTATACAATGGTAAAGAGGCTTATACGGGGAAGAGGAGTCTTCTGTCTATGTTTAAAGTACCAGAGTTAGCTAAAGCTTATACATTTGGTGATTTTCAACTTGTCGATTTAACATATACATCTGATAATGAATTAGTTAAACAGCGTAGGGCAGCATTAGGTGAATTGATTCTTAAATATGGCAAGAGCAAGAATTTTAGTATGCTACTAAAATTCAATGAGTCTTTGAAATATTTATTATCACGTATTGATCTATATGATACGCAATATTATGAAAACACATTTTTATATATCTTAGCTATAGATGAAGATGAGGATATCTTAGAAAAATTAAAATCTATCAACCCAGAAACTAAAGAACTAGTTATGACAGCAGCAACAAGATTAATACAACAAGGAAGGCAAGAAGGTGAGCAATTTGGATTAAAGAAAGGAAGACAGGAAGAAAAATACAAAATAGCTAAAGAAATGCTAGCAGAAGGATTTGATATAGTCAAAATTTCTCGCATTACTGGTCTTACAGAACGAAAAATTAAAAACCTGTCTACAGATAAAGTATAA
- the yidC gene encoding membrane protein insertase YidC: MDKNKFIRLSLISITLLSYFYIFNKPKNENQPPIIPIVEATMPLSSVGETDALIATPFAMALKGEEKIVVVENELIKVFLSTKGGGIKKVVLKKYKDNHDQELVLLDELSSTMGFSFPCGNAVIKTNLLHFHIEGPVTHYTLQGTEQTKIIFRLELTPSQYLEQSFEFLGNSYQINHSWKAVGMDAFLQKSNVSFFWNMDMKQVESDIKADMSKSTINYYSSSQTFNSLKENSTEIESKKIETPLKWVSLKQRFFSSAIIAGDAFSNGDMRLTPTSARENITKTAALTLALSEKNKEEGCGTFAFFFGPNEYKTLQKVTQGFEQNMSLGWIVVKWVNQGLIIPLFSFLEKCFSNYGLVIFFLVIIIKLLLAPLSYKSFVSMAKMKMVKPELDKIKEKYGNNLQKMQSEQITLYRELGINPLSGCVPILLQMPILLAMFHFFPNAISLRKASFLWAHDLSTYDSIIKLPFTIPVYGSHISLFTLLMVLSTILYSWSSNQNNPTEGPMKMLSYAMPVAFMVVLNSFPAGLSFYYFVSNIATFLQQTLIKKFLSEEGIKEKLDATKKKGKQNEKISFQSRVTTKTTNKKKK; the protein is encoded by the coding sequence ATGGATAAAAATAAATTTATTCGATTGTCTTTGATTTCAATTACTTTATTAAGTTATTTTTACATATTTAATAAGCCTAAAAATGAAAACCAACCTCCTATTATTCCTATTGTAGAAGCTACTATGCCTTTGTCTTCAGTTGGTGAAACCGATGCTTTGATTGCTACTCCGTTTGCAATGGCTTTAAAAGGAGAAGAGAAAATTGTTGTGGTTGAAAATGAATTAATTAAGGTGTTTTTGAGTACAAAAGGAGGGGGGATAAAAAAAGTTGTGCTAAAAAAATATAAAGATAATCATGATCAGGAACTGGTGCTATTAGATGAGTTAAGCAGTACTATGGGATTTTCATTTCCATGTGGTAATGCAGTTATAAAAACAAATTTATTGCATTTTCATATAGAAGGTCCTGTTACGCATTACACACTTCAAGGCACAGAACAGACCAAAATAATTTTTCGTTTAGAACTTACCCCAAGCCAATATCTTGAGCAATCATTTGAATTTTTAGGAAATAGCTATCAAATAAATCATTCTTGGAAAGCTGTAGGCATGGATGCATTTTTGCAAAAATCTAATGTCTCTTTTTTTTGGAATATGGATATGAAGCAGGTAGAGTCTGATATTAAAGCTGACATGTCTAAAAGTACTATCAACTATTATTCTTCCAGTCAGACTTTTAATAGTTTAAAAGAAAACTCAACAGAAATTGAGAGCAAGAAAATTGAAACACCACTTAAATGGGTAAGTCTTAAACAACGCTTTTTTTCTTCTGCAATCATTGCTGGAGATGCTTTTTCTAACGGGGATATGCGTCTTACTCCAACTTCTGCTAGAGAAAATATTACTAAAACAGCTGCCCTTACCCTTGCATTATCTGAAAAAAATAAAGAAGAAGGATGTGGTACATTTGCTTTTTTCTTTGGGCCAAATGAATATAAAACACTTCAAAAAGTGACCCAAGGGTTTGAACAAAATATGTCATTAGGATGGATAGTTGTTAAGTGGGTCAACCAAGGATTGATTATTCCCCTTTTTTCTTTTTTAGAAAAATGTTTTTCTAATTATGGGCTTGTTATATTCTTCTTGGTCATTATAATCAAATTACTACTAGCCCCATTATCTTATAAGTCCTTTGTTTCTATGGCTAAAATGAAAATGGTAAAACCAGAGTTGGATAAAATAAAAGAAAAATATGGTAATAACTTACAGAAAATGCAATCGGAACAAATAACCTTATATAGGGAATTAGGTATCAATCCTTTAAGTGGTTGTGTGCCGATTTTGCTACAGATGCCGATTTTGCTAGCCATGTTTCATTTTTTTCCCAATGCCATTTCGTTACGCAAAGCATCCTTTTTGTGGGCACATGACTTATCAACTTATGACAGTATTATTAAACTGCCCTTCACTATCCCAGTATATGGAAGTCATATAAGCTTGTTTACATTACTTATGGTGCTTTCAACCATTCTGTATTCTTGGTCTAGCAATCAGAATAATCCTACGGAAGGACCCATGAAAATGTTATCCTATGCTATGCCTGTTGCATTTATGGTTGTACTTAATTCCTTTCCAGCGGGACTAAGTTTTTATTATTTTGTTTCTAACATTGCTACTTTTTTACAACAAACATTAATAAAGAAGTTTCTTAGTGAAGAAGGCATTAAAGAAAAACTAGATGCTACAAAAAAGAAAGGTAAACAAAATGAAAAAATTTCATTTCAATCTAGGGTTACTACTAAAACAACCAATAAAAAAAAGAAATAA
- a CDS encoding lipopolysaccharide biosynthesis protein: MHNAVKNLAKETIIYTISDIVVRGCSYIVLLLQTGILTPGEYGIITEFYGSYIAFGSIVYLFSMDIAYFRFLHKLGKECTFNTILTVLLITTAVCSIILVLCIPVIAKITNHISHVRYFYYVVAILILDTFITIFYAVLRAEQKPIKFTIAKSLQAIINIIFSCILLYVPSSIGFIKHLLFKYCGITVYMNALDAIFITNLLSNVSALAILFPQYKSFRFSYNKKVYSAILGYALASFFTTLFLRLNDILPITLFRQLIPTDFYETYTKEEILGNLGTSYKLTLLIRLGIQAFKYAAEPFFFSNSDKKDAKKLYGQTMHLFILISCVALLLFSLNIDWIAKILIPKAYYRNTVDIVPYLAFVHILLGVYYNFSIAFKLSNKPQYSTWISALGCLIVLATSWLLMPILGHWGGTYASIVGTAAMTLLGYFISKKLYPIPYYKHGFLVLLITFYLLDKVAAWPFKLTFLDLGWAYVLLNILIIAIFYAIAMFSYKYVHSFRK, from the coding sequence ATGCACAATGCTGTTAAGAATCTTGCTAAAGAAACCATTATTTATACCATTAGTGATATTGTAGTAAGAGGCTGCTCTTATATAGTCTTATTATTACAAACAGGCATACTGACTCCTGGTGAATATGGTATCATTACCGAATTTTATGGGAGTTATATTGCTTTTGGTAGCATAGTTTACCTATTTTCTATGGATATAGCCTACTTTAGGTTTTTACATAAATTAGGTAAGGAATGTACTTTTAATACAATTTTAACTGTATTGCTGATTACAACTGCGGTCTGTTCTATAATATTAGTCCTATGCATACCAGTAATTGCAAAAATAACCAATCATATATCCCATGTGCGTTATTTTTACTATGTAGTTGCGATACTTATTTTAGATACTTTCATAACTATCTTTTATGCTGTGCTACGTGCAGAGCAAAAACCCATTAAGTTTACTATTGCTAAATCTTTACAAGCTATAATTAATATTATTTTCTCTTGTATCTTGCTCTATGTTCCTTCTTCTATAGGGTTTATAAAACATCTGCTTTTCAAATATTGTGGTATAACTGTGTATATGAATGCCTTAGATGCTATTTTTATAACCAACTTATTGTCGAATGTAAGTGCATTGGCTATTTTATTTCCCCAATATAAAAGTTTTCGGTTTTCCTATAACAAAAAGGTATACTCAGCCATATTGGGCTATGCTTTGGCTTCTTTTTTTACTACACTCTTCCTTAGACTTAACGATATATTACCTATAACACTCTTTCGACAATTAATACCAACTGATTTTTATGAAACGTATACCAAAGAAGAAATATTAGGCAATTTAGGCACCTCTTATAAACTTACTTTACTTATAAGATTAGGGATTCAAGCATTTAAATATGCAGCTGAGCCGTTTTTCTTCTCTAATTCAGATAAAAAAGATGCTAAAAAACTTTATGGACAAACCATGCATCTTTTTATATTGATATCTTGCGTTGCGCTATTGCTTTTTAGTTTAAATATAGATTGGATTGCTAAAATCCTTATACCTAAGGCATATTATCGTAATACGGTTGATATCGTTCCATATCTAGCATTTGTACATATTCTTTTAGGCGTTTATTATAACTTTAGTATCGCATTTAAGTTGAGTAATAAGCCACAATACAGCACTTGGATAAGTGCACTGGGGTGTCTCATAGTCTTAGCAACATCATGGCTACTTATGCCCATATTAGGCCATTGGGGAGGAACATATGCTTCCATAGTTGGAACGGCTGCTATGACATTGCTTGGCTACTTTATCAGCAAAAAGCTTTATCCCATACCATATTATAAGCATGGATTTTTGGTCTTGCTGATAACATTTTATCTGTTAGACAAGGTTGCAGCATGGCCTTTTAAACTTACCTTTTTAGATTTAGGATGGGCTTACGTGTTACTTAACATACTTATTATTGCTATTTTTTATGCAATAGCCATGTTTTCATACAAATATGTTCATTCATTTCGTAAATAA
- the gatB gene encoding Asp-tRNA(Asn)/Glu-tRNA(Gln) amidotransferase subunit GatB, with amino-acid sequence MDGIIKEKYQAVIGLEVHIQLLTDSKIFASDKTEYGALPNTNISPITLACPGTLPKVNKKAFDYAIKLGLACESDITELNFFSRKSYFYPDLPKGFQITQEATPICRGGFVTIYPKEGEQKHIPLIRMHLEEDTGKSLHGIMEDVTLLDYNRAGIPLIELVTTPELTTGEEAYLFLSEIRKLVRYLEICDGNMEEASLRCDANVSIMEKGSMLFGTRVEIKNMNSMRNVQLAIEHEIERQIALLESGEPIISETRSFESASSETFSLRAKEMAADYRYFPEPDIPPVLVTEAWINDIKATMPPLPNALLKKFMSLYGLSNYAASVLTEGKAFALFFDEICQQTAYYTSAANWLLGPVKGYLNELSVTLSEIPLTVNHIVLLAELVESGAVSFSIAATQIFPILLQQPKELPLAIAKRLNLIQDSNESNLKTLITEVLAAYPDKVMAYKNGKSGILGMFMGEIMKKSQGRANAQLTSKLLQEALED; translated from the coding sequence ATGGATGGCATCATAAAAGAAAAATATCAGGCAGTTATTGGATTAGAAGTCCATATTCAGTTACTCACCGATAGCAAAATATTTGCTTCTGATAAAACGGAATATGGTGCGCTCCCTAATACAAATATTAGTCCTATTACATTGGCCTGTCCTGGAACATTACCTAAAGTGAATAAAAAAGCATTCGACTATGCTATAAAGCTTGGACTAGCCTGTGAATCAGATATTACAGAATTGAATTTTTTCTCAAGAAAAAGTTATTTCTATCCCGACTTACCCAAAGGATTTCAAATTACACAAGAGGCAACACCCATCTGCCGTGGTGGTTTTGTAACGATTTACCCTAAAGAGGGTGAGCAAAAGCATATTCCACTTATACGCATGCATTTAGAAGAGGATACAGGAAAATCCCTACATGGTATCATGGAAGATGTCACGTTATTAGATTATAACAGAGCTGGTATCCCATTGATAGAACTAGTGACCACTCCAGAACTTACAACAGGCGAAGAAGCTTATTTATTTTTATCTGAAATCCGTAAACTAGTCCGGTATTTAGAGATATGCGATGGCAATATGGAAGAAGCCTCACTACGTTGTGATGCTAATGTTTCCATCATGGAGAAAGGCTCAATGTTGTTTGGTACTAGAGTTGAAATTAAAAATATGAACTCTATGCGCAATGTCCAGCTTGCTATAGAACATGAAATAGAAAGACAAATTGCACTACTAGAATCAGGAGAACCTATTATATCAGAAACAAGAAGTTTTGAATCTGCTTCTAGCGAAACATTTAGCCTGCGTGCAAAAGAGATGGCTGCCGATTATCGCTATTTTCCAGAACCAGATATCCCACCCGTTCTGGTGACAGAAGCGTGGATAAACGATATAAAGGCAACAATGCCTCCCTTACCGAATGCATTATTAAAGAAATTTATGTCCTTATATGGTCTTTCTAACTATGCAGCTTCTGTACTTACAGAAGGGAAAGCGTTTGCCTTGTTTTTTGATGAAATATGCCAACAGACTGCATACTATACATCTGCTGCTAATTGGCTGCTTGGACCAGTTAAAGGGTATCTTAATGAATTATCGGTAACTTTATCGGAAATACCTCTTACAGTGAACCACATTGTTTTGCTAGCAGAACTAGTAGAAAGTGGTGCTGTTAGCTTTTCCATTGCTGCAACACAGATTTTTCCAATATTATTGCAACAACCAAAAGAACTACCCCTAGCAATTGCAAAAAGGTTAAATCTTATACAAGATAGCAACGAATCTAATTTGAAGACTTTAATTACAGAAGTGCTGGCAGCTTATCCTGATAAAGTCATGGCGTATAAAAATGGGAAATCAGGAATCTTAGGTATGTTTATGGGAGAAATTATGAAAAAAAGCCAAGGAAGGGCAAATGCACAACTTACAAGCAAACTATTACAAGAAGCATTAGAGGACTAA
- a CDS encoding trans-sulfuration enzyme family protein, whose protein sequence is MSNQPSFFTSDERIWASDHLHMATELVHAGISPEPCTGAILTPIFQSSVFVQDSVETYLSSGHSYSGSRNPTVAVLEKKIAILEKAAEAYCFGSGMAAIVTTMSTFLHQGDHCILSKACYGTTQEVAYELLGKLGVTFSFVDFRSLLEVEAAIQPNTKLIFSEYPTNPTLYLTDLAAVSMLAKKFGIKHVCDSTMASPIVICPLEFGVDIIIQSTTKYYDGHNMTIGGAVACASIEDCNPIFAYRNRHGSIMSPMIAFFTLQSTKTMHLRVREQSNNAQKIATFLEGHSKILEVGYPGLASFPQKELADRQHQHGLHGGMLYFVLKGGAKARKQFIKSLHRPWSFGANLGAVESLISCPAVMSNGNMSKEQRQGIGISEGFIRVSCGIEDPKDLIYALDKTLAAL, encoded by the coding sequence ATGTCAAATCAACCATCATTTTTTACTTCTGATGAGCGTATATGGGCCAGTGATCACCTTCACATGGCAACAGAATTAGTGCATGCTGGTATTAGTCCAGAACCATGTACAGGTGCTATTCTTACCCCTATTTTTCAGTCTTCAGTATTTGTACAAGATTCTGTGGAGACCTATTTATCAAGTGGTCATTCCTATTCTGGCTCCAGAAATCCTACCGTTGCAGTCTTAGAAAAGAAAATTGCTATTTTAGAAAAAGCGGCAGAGGCCTATTGTTTTGGGTCTGGTATGGCTGCCATTGTCACTACCATGTCGACTTTTTTACATCAAGGTGACCATTGTATCCTCTCCAAGGCCTGCTATGGTACTACACAAGAAGTTGCATATGAGCTTTTAGGTAAACTTGGAGTAACATTTTCTTTTGTAGACTTTAGAAGTCTATTGGAAGTAGAAGCTGCCATACAGCCCAATACTAAATTAATTTTTTCTGAATACCCAACGAATCCTACACTGTACTTAACAGACTTGGCTGCTGTTAGTATGTTAGCCAAAAAATTTGGCATCAAACACGTTTGCGATAGTACCATGGCATCGCCTATTGTTATTTGCCCACTAGAGTTTGGTGTAGATATTATCATTCAATCTACAACTAAGTATTATGATGGACATAATATGACCATTGGTGGAGCAGTGGCCTGTGCATCTATTGAAGATTGCAACCCGATCTTTGCTTATAGGAATAGACATGGAAGTATTATGAGTCCTATGATCGCTTTTTTTACGCTACAATCGACTAAAACCATGCATTTACGCGTTCGAGAGCAGTCCAACAACGCACAAAAAATTGCAACATTCTTAGAAGGACATTCTAAAATACTCGAAGTAGGTTATCCTGGGTTGGCTTCTTTTCCACAAAAAGAACTTGCAGATAGGCAGCATCAACATGGGCTACATGGTGGTATGTTATACTTTGTACTAAAAGGAGGAGCTAAGGCAAGAAAGCAATTTATAAAAAGTCTACATCGTCCATGGAGTTTTGGTGCCAATTTAGGAGCTGTAGAAAGTTTGATTTCTTGTCCTGCTGTTATGTCTAATGGCAATATGAGTAAAGAACAACGTCAAGGTATTGGCATAAGTGAGGGTTTTATACGTGTATCGTGTGGAATTGAAGATCCAAAAGACCTCATTTATGCACTTGATAAAACGCTTGCTGCGTTATAA
- the yihA gene encoding ribosome biogenesis GTP-binding protein YihA/YsxC: MKISSAAFISSNAHYKKCPNDLRPEVAFIGRSNVGKSSLINALLQRKQLAKVSKTPGKTQLINHFLVNDRIYFVDLPGYGWAQVAYATKIKWEKMIRAYLLHRENMVAVFLLIDSKIAPQEIDLAFMRWLGENRIPFAIILTKADKKYKTLTQKNYTALIHILEEEWKPIPSIFFVSSHDRSGIQNILSYMEKITSNPCKG, encoded by the coding sequence ATGAAGATTTCTTCTGCTGCTTTTATCTCTAGTAATGCGCATTATAAAAAATGCCCAAATGATCTTAGGCCAGAAGTGGCCTTTATTGGTCGTTCTAATGTAGGGAAATCTTCTCTCATTAATGCATTGTTGCAGCGAAAGCAGTTAGCTAAAGTGTCCAAAACCCCTGGAAAAACACAACTTATAAACCATTTTTTAGTCAATGATCGTATTTATTTTGTAGATCTTCCAGGGTATGGATGGGCACAAGTGGCCTATGCGACCAAAATAAAGTGGGAAAAAATGATACGAGCATATCTCCTACATAGGGAAAATATGGTTGCTGTATTTTTGTTAATAGATTCAAAGATTGCTCCCCAAGAAATAGATCTTGCTTTTATGCGTTGGCTAGGGGAAAATCGCATTCCTTTTGCTATTATTCTTACGAAGGCAGATAAAAAATATAAAACCTTAACCCAGAAAAATTATACAGCCCTTATCCACATCCTAGAAGAGGAGTGGAAACCTATTCCATCTATATTTTTTGTTTCCTCTCATGATAGATCTGGTATACAGAATATATTATCTTATATGGAGAAAATTACTTCTAACCCATGCAAAGGATAA